The following are from one region of the Poecilia reticulata strain Guanapo linkage group LG7, Guppy_female_1.0+MT, whole genome shotgun sequence genome:
- the usp19 gene encoding ubiquitin carboxyl-terminal hydrolase 19 isoform X1, with protein sequence MASSGGDRVAGSETAGRRSGAQQRGGARENGSEQTSSTSKKKQKDKANQESREAKRAAAAANAALDGVLAEVKKDVFVDWKQNVNEVTVRLRCGDGVQRTEDIDTTFTDTNCNVSFPDGRQWSCQLQEEIEASCSKAQYKEKGGFLHLILHKKIPFHIWPSLKSNKKEKDVARPESRNETKPSTLKSSEKARLALEQLQPRPPSSPAHDEQSRSAGRPERGFKRCFKNKAGDKAAADSVQVKKGSDDRSGASIVPRAAAKGEQPSQEHSLRLPNMSKDAEGEPTSIRSTEDAGKIPHLSSHRHEDNREEKEGGSQESGAPGAAAGDRAQVVKTDESLDMSETTIPGTDGQLTAPEITDCFQNPAKSNKNTDSSPQMPRDGTDLELQENPTKGESQQDAFTSQQPGITETLPELAAGAAHRQSQSADLTPKSSTSDGEEKRDQSKEEPTLDVMQQEAPEPMVNLPLVKNDSYEKGTDLMVVNVYMKGICRETARVIFREQDFTLIFQTSDVNFLRLHSGCGPNTMFKWQVKLRNLIQPEQCSYSFTPSRLDITLKKRHSQRWGGLEAPASQGAVGGAKVAVPSSPACMEKSQPGSSQHSLPAKEEPPRVGEEPTKVPKASPRGVEETGLDTVAPRSVSEHVNITKAEPTVTTPLPKPTCMVQPMTHAPPAANECHEEEEEKKVCLPGFTGLVNLGNTCFMNSVIQSLSNTRELRDYFHDRAFESEINCSNPLGTGGRLAIGFAVLLRALWKGTHHAFQPSKLKAIVASKASQFTGYAQHDAQEFMAFLLDGLHEDLNRIQNKPYTETVDSDGRLDEVVAEEAWQRHKMRNDSFIVDLFQGQFKSKLVCPTCSKVSITFDPFLYLPVPLPQKQKVLSVFYFAKEPHKKPIKFLVSVSKENSSTAEVLESISRSVRVKSENLRLAEVAKNRFQRIFLPSHSLDTVSPSDMLFCFEVLSKDLAKERVVLLRVQQKLQVPSIPISKCAACLKPPVSEEDKLKRCTRCYRVGYCNQHCQKTHWPSHKSLCRPNSENVGLPFLVSVPESRLSYARLAQLLEGYSRFSVNVFQPPFQSGRTSPETPQSRLDVPPMVLSSPDGAGAGDETKGAGGDVQAGDADLESPSLPPELQGEYSQASAIHSEASGSFSLSSTRTKDSGFSESVSSTSCCSLDPQAEKETTCEKAVRPEAAVTGYQQPSEAASGHASQFYIGLLDSNNKEQRLDEKEDSLADVVDDATLELVWKNNERLKEYVLVSSKELEYEDDPSSMSETARAGHFTLEQCLNLFTKPEVLAPEEAWYCPKCQQHREASKQLLLWRLPNVLIIQLKRFSFRSFIWRDKINDMVDFPVRNLDLSKFCIGQKDEMQQAPIYDLYAVINHYGGMIGGHYTAYARLPSDKNSQRSDVGWRLFDDSTVTMVEESQVVTRYAYVLFYRRRNSPVERPPRFLSPGAESATATGASASQASLIWRELEEEDEGPDEGPRGLFRSALRSRQAQRNRGEEEAGARRRRRHKMSDYPDEDCVRYLVVATLTAVIALFINLVYPFLYRIR encoded by the exons ATGGCCAGCAGCGGCGGGGACCGAGTAGCTGGTAGCGAGACTGCGGGGCGTCGTAGTGGGGCTCAGCAACGAGGAGGCGCTAGGGAAAACGGCTCAGAACAGACCAGCAGCACCAGTAAGAAGAAACAGAAGGACAAGGCCAACCAGGAGAGCAGAGAGGCCAagagggcagcagcagcagccaatgCAGCACTGGACGGTGTTCTGGCAGAGGTCAAGAAAg ATGTGTTTGTGGACTGGAAGCAGAACGTGAATGAAGTGACAGTCAGACTGCGCTGTGGAGACGGGGTGCAGAGGACAGAGGACATCGACACCACTTTCACCGACACAAACTGCAATGTGTCTTTCCCAG ATGGGCGGCAGTGGAGCTGTCAGTTGCAGGAGGAAATCGAGGCCTCATGCAGTAAAGCACAGTACAAGGAGAAAGGTGGATttttgcatctcattttgcacaAGAAGATTCCGTTTCACATTTGGCCGTCTCTCAAG TCAAATAAGAAGGAAAAGGACGTGGCCCGACCAGAGTccagaaatgaaaccaaacccTCCACCTTGAAGTCGTCAGAGAAAGCCAGATTAGCTTtagagcagctgcagcctcGGCCTCCCTCGTCACCTGCACACGACGAGCAGAGCCGCAGCGCTGGCAGGCCCGAGCGCGGCTTCAAGCGCTGCTTCAAAAACAAAGCGGGCGACAAGGCAGCCGCGGACTCGGTCCAGGTGAAAAAGGGCTCCGATGACCGCTCGGGCGCCAGCATCGTGCCAAGGGCAGCCGCAAAAGGCGAGCAGCCATCTCAGGAACACAGTTTGCGGCTGCCCAACATGAGCAAAGACGCAGAAGGGGAGCCCACCTCTATCAGATCTACTGAAGATGCTGGTAAAATTCCTCACCTCAGCTCACACAGACATGAAGACAACAGAGAAGAGAAGGAGGGAGGCAGCCAGGAATCTGGAGCACCAGGGGCGGCTGCTGGAGACAGAGCTCAG GTGGTGAAGACAGACGAGTCATTAGACATGTCCGAAACAACAATACCTGGGACTGACGGCCAGCTAACGGCTCCTGAAATCACCGATTGCTTCCAGAACCCAGCCAAATCCAACAAGAACACGGATTCTTCTCCACAGATGCCAAGAGATGGAACTGACCTTGAGCTGCAAGAAAATCCCACCAAGGGCGAATCCCAGCAGGACGCATTCACATCCCAGCAGCCTGGGATAACAGAGACGCTACCAGAACTGGCTGCCGGCGCAGCTCACAGGCAGAGTCAATCAGCAGATCTAACGCCGAAGTCGAGCACTTCTGACGGAGAGGAGAAACGGGACCAGTCAAAGGAAGAGCCCACTCTGGATGTGATGCAACAGGAAG CCCCCGAGCCAATGGTCAACCTGCCGTTGGTGAAAAACGACTCATACGAGAAGGGCACAGACCTCATGGTGGTCAACGTTTACATGAAGGGAATCTGCAGGGAAACAGCCAGAGTCATCTTCAGAGAGCAGGACTTCACTCTCATCTTCCAGACAAG CGATGTGAACTTTCTTCGGCTTCATTCAGGCTGTGGGCCAAACACAATGTTCAAGTGGCAAGTTAAACTCAG GAACCTGATCCAGCCGGAGCAGTGCAGCTACTCCTTCACCCCGTCCCGCCTGGACATCACCCTGAAGAAGAGACACAGTCAGCGCTGGGGTGGCCTAGAGGCCCCGGCCTCACAAG GTGCAGTGGGTGGTGCTAAGGTTGCTGTGCCCTCCAGCCCTGCCTGCATGGAGAAGAGCCAGCCAGGCAGCAGTCAGCACAGCCTCCCAGCCAAGGAGGAACCCCCGAGGGTCGGAGAGGAGCCCACCAAGGTGCCCAAGGCGTCTCCCAGAGGAGTGGAGGAAACTGGTCTGGATACTGTAGCTCCCCGCTCCGTCTCTGAGCATGTTAACATCACCAAGGCGGAGCCCACAGTAACCACG CCTCTGCCCAAGCCTACTTGCATGGTGCAGCCCATGACGCATGCACCACCTGCTGCTAACGAGTGccacgaggaagaggaggagaagaaggtgTGTCTGCCTGGATTCACAGGACTGGTTAACCTGGGCAACACCTGCTTCATGAACAGCGTCATCCAATCCCTGTCCAACACCAGAGAACTCAGGGATTACTTCCATG ACCGAGCGTTTGAATCCGAGATCAACTGCAGTAATCCGCTGGGAACCGGAGGCAGGCTGGCCATCGGCTTTGCCGTTCTGCTCAGGGCTCTGTGGAAAGGGACTCATCATGCCTTCCAACCATCAAAATTAAAG GCGATCGTGGCCAGTAAGGCCAGCCAGTTCACAGGTTATGCTCAGCACGATGCGCAGGAGTTCATGGCGTTCCTCCTGGACGGACTCCACGAGGACTTGAACCGGATCCAGAACAAACCCTACACCGAGACGGTCGACTCTGACGGACGGCTTGATGAG GTGGTGGCAGAGGAGGCATGGCAGCGGCACAAGATGAGAAACGACTCGTTCATCGTGGATCTGTTCCAAGGCCAGTTTAAATCCAAGCTAGTGTGCCCCACATGCTCCAAG GTCTCCATCACCTTTGACCCCTTCCTGTACCTCCCAGTCCCgttgccacaaaaacaaaaagtgctcTCTGTTTTCTACTTTGCTAAAGAACCTCATAAAAAACCAATCAAG TTTCTGGTTAGTGTGAGCAAGGAGAACTCCAGCACTGCTGAGGTTCTGGAATCCATCTCCAGGAGTGTGAGAGTTAAATCTGAGAACCTCAGACTGGCGGag GTGGCGAAAAATCGCTTCCAGCGCATCTTCCTGCCGTCCCATTCTCTGGACACCGTGTCACCGTCTGATATGTTGTTCTGCTTCGAGGTGCTTTCTAAAGATCTGGCCAAAGAACGAGTGGTGCTGCTCAGAGTGCAGCAG AAACTCCAGGTGCCCAGCATCCCCATCTCAAAGTGCGCTGCCTGCCTGAAACCTCCGGTGTCCGAGGAAGACAAACTGAAGCGGTGCACCCGCTGCTATCGAGTGGGCTACTGCAATCA ACATTGTCAGAAAACTCACTGGCCCAGTCACAAGAGTCTATGTCGCCCCAACTCTGAGAACGTAGGCCTACCCTTCCTCGTAAGCGTCCCAGAGTCCCGCCTGTCCTACGCCCGCCTCGCCCAGCTGCTGGAGGGTTACTCCAG gttttctgtgaACGTATTCCAACCCCCGTTCCAGTCAGGCAGAACGTCTCCTGAAACACCCCAGTCCCGGTTAGACGTACCGCCAATGGTGCTCAGCTCTCCTGACGGTGCTGGAGCCGGAGACGAGACCAAGGGGGCGGGCGGTGATGTACAGGCTGGCGATGCTGACTTGGAGAGTCCCTCTCTGCCACCTGAGCTCCAGGGGGAATACAGCCAGGCGTCGGCCATCCACTCCGAGGCGTCTGGTTCCTTTTCCCTCTCCAGCACCCGGACTAAAGACTCTGGGTTTTCTGAGTCCgtttcctccacttcctgctgctctctggATCCTCAGGCTGAGAAAGAGACAACATGTGAGAAAGCGGTGCGGCCAGAAG CTGCAGTAACAGGGTACCAACAGCCAAGTGAGGCAGCGTCGGGTCATGCCAGTCAGTTCTACATCGGTCTGCTGGACTCGAACAACAAGGAGCAAAGGCTGGATGAGAAAG AGGATTCTCTCGCAGACGTGGTAGATGACGCGACCTTGGAGCTGGTGTGGAAGAACAACGAGCGTCTGAAGGAGTATGTGCTGGTCAGCTCTAAGGAGCTGGAGTATGAGGACGACCCCAGCTCCATGAGCGAGACGGCCAGAGCGGGACATTTCACCCTGGAGCAGTGCCTCAATCTCTTCACCAAGCCTGAGGTGTTGGCACCTGAAGAGGCCTG GTACTGTCCAAAGTGCCAGCAGCACCGAGAGGCCTCCAAGCAGCTCCTGCTGTGGCGTCTGCCGAACGTTTTGATCATCCAGCTCAAACGTTTTTCCTTCAGAAGCTTCATCTGGAGAGACAAGATCAATGACATGGTCGACTTTCCTGTCAG GAACTTGGATCTGAGTAAGTTCTGCATTGGCCAGAAGGATGAGATGCAGCAGGCCCCCATCTATGACCTCTATGCAGTCATCAACCACTACGGAGGGATGATAGGAGGGCACTACACGGCATACGCTCGCCTGCCCAGTGACAAGAACAGTCAGCGCAGTGATGTTG GGTGGCGGCTGTTTGATGACAGCACCGTAACAATGGTGGAGGAGAGCCAGGTGGTGACGCGTTACGCCTACGTCCTTTTCTACCGCCGCAGAAACTCCCCTGTGGAGAGGCCACCACGTTTCCTCTCACCCGGAGCCGAGTCAGCTACAGCCACAGGAGCCTCTGCCAGCCAG GCCTCTCTAATATGGCGGGaactggaggaggaagacgaggggCCCGACGAAGGGCCTCGCGGACTGTTTCGCTCCGCACTCCGAAGCCGACAAGCACAGAGGAACAGAGGCGAGGAAGAGGCAGGCGCACGCCGCCGCCGCAGGCACAAGATGTCAGACTATCCCGATGAAGACTGCGTGCGATATCTAGTGGTGGCCACGCTCACTGCAGTCATCGCTCTCTTTATTAACTTAGTTTATCCCTTTCTATACAGAATCAGATGA